From the Drosophila simulans strain w501 chromosome 2L, Prin_Dsim_3.1, whole genome shotgun sequence genome, the window CTTTTATGAATGCTACTGCGTTGGAGTCGGAGTCTGAGTCCGGATACGCATCTGGAGGAGAACGGCGCCGGAGGCATCCATCAAAATGGTCTTCAGCTATGCGTGCATGGTGCTCCAGCGCATCGTGGTGCCAGCGGTCCTGGTACTCGGTGAGTAGTTCGATTTTTAGTATAAGAATTCAAATTGTTACATCCAATTAATACATTACCGATTTTCTTGTATCTTTAGCTGCCCTGATGCGACCAGTGGGCATATCCTTTGTGTACCTTCTGATGTTCTTTGTGTCGCCCTTTGTCCCGCTGGCCACGCGACGCAACTTCAAAGGATCTGTGACTGCCTTCTTCATCATCCTGCTGACGTTGAGCACGCTGGTCCTCTTGGGTCACATAACGCTCCAGATTCTGGCGGTCAGCCTCACGCTGCCCATCTACAACTGCTCGTTCAGTGAGCGTCTGCTGCGTCACATTGGCTTCGTGAGCTTTATTGATCTACAGTGGGTGTTTTGTCGATCACGTGGTGCCTTTGCCGGTTTAttaatactatatattttgtagGCCATTTGCCATCATCGAATGGCTGGTGCCTGAGGTGTTGGTTTTCGCCACCTCCCTGGGTTCGTATCTCACGGTGAAGCGAGTGGCCTCTCAGCCCGTCGGCGCCGAGCAGCTGGAGAACGGCGAAGTGGTCGATGGCCAGGCGGAAAACGCCCAGACATCTTCTCAGCCATCTGGCGCAGATGCCAATGGAGGAGATGTGCAACAGGCCACGGTCACCACGccactgcagcaacagcagcagcagctgaggAAACGAGTGTCCATGATCAGCCAGCATATTCACTTTGAGGGCTTGGTCAAGATCTGTAAGTAGGAACTACTTATGGTGAAGCCACTTGAAACGTAACATTATAGGGATAATTAGCATACAAATCTTGTTGTATCAAGCATTAGTCTGAAAATACCCAAACTTTAGTTTGCCTACCACATTTTCCAGAAGTTGTTCAGACAACATCTCCGTGGAATTCATGGGCTCCCCGCACACGAAtgtttttcaatcaaatttaatgaatcGCTTCCATCGACAGCTCCTCTGTTCTGCCTGGCCACGCTGTTCTTTGCGGCCGTGCTGCGTCCGTCGGTGCCTGGCGGATTTTACTTTCTCATTTTCCTGCTGGCCGGCACCTACTGGGCAACATGCCAGACGCTGCAACGGTGCGTGTCCCATCAACGCCATCAATTCCGGACATCCTACTCACTTTTCCCTTTGTATTCTCGCACCATTTTTTGTTGCAGGGGCTTCGCTTTGTTGCTGCGCTGCGTGATGGTCGTCCTCGTGCTGCACTCCCTGTCCATTGTGTCCTACCAGACGCCATGGATGCAGAGCCACCTCAATCATACCACCCTGACAGCCCGGTAAGTAGAGGAGGGGTGGAAGAAGTGCCGGGAAATCATCAGACTATCATCTTTCTCTGCCCATCAGGTTGATTGGACTGGAACCGCTTATTGAATCCTACTGCTCGCCGGATATACGAGTCTTTCTGTACAATAATAAGCTATCCCTGGACTCGTACCTCAATCCCTTTGCGTTGTTCTTTGCCTACTTCGCACTGGCCCTGACCACCAAGCATCTCATTAAGCCACGGGTAAGTTTCAATTGTGGGAAAATTAAATCCAAAAGTCTTTCAGTGACGGAACAGCTCTTACTCTGGTTTAGACTGATTTAGAGCAACTAACACAGATTATGATATTAAACAACAGACTTGATTTAACAAGACTGAAAGCGGGtttaattagaaatatttACTACTTCTTTTGactaaattttaaaaaagataaACGTTCTGAATGGAACTAAATCGCTTTCATTCTTCTTAAAAATCTGGCCAACACTGGGATATAGTTTTATCTGCTCTTAATTTCTGCTCTTCCTATGCTGCCATACGCATCCGGAAAAACCACTTCAATCAAATCTTTCAAATCTTCTAACACAAAAATCTCTGCACGcctaaacaaaaacatgatAAACACTCCTAACACCTAACAAACAACCAATTGTCACTAACACACCACACCGAACACCTGAACACCTAAACACCTAAACATCCAAATCCACGAACACCGGAACACCGAACTCCTTAGCTGGAGCCCAAACCCGCCACCGCATTTGGGCAGCAACTAGATTGcaatagcagcagcatcaacaacacCACCGGCAACAAGGTCAACCGCCAGCTATCGCTGCTCACCTCGCAGACATCGCGGGGTCGTCGGGATGGGTCGAATCCTGGCGGAGGTGGAACCACCATTaccaccaccacgaccaccacCAACGCCACCTCCTCCACTGCAATCCGCAATCAGCGCTTGAGTGTAAGCGAGCGAGTGGATTGGGCCAGGGTTTCTGTTTTGATCTCCATTCAGTGTGTGAATGTTGAATATTTCTGGGGATTTTGGGGGCACAATGAATTGGAATGGGTGTACTAGAATGGGGACACAGAAAATTCCCAATAATCCGGCTTACCTAGATGACCTGAAAAGTATAATCCATTACGAAAACTTGATGGAAAACTTATCTTGGCTtgaatgtttttatttgcatacttacTTTTCAAATGCACTAataggtttatttttttttgttctaaATACAATTACagtctttaaatttaaattaataatgcgAGGATAATGAAATTAGTATCAGGTTTAGAACTAGGACAAACACTAAACACAATTAGTGGCCGCAACTAAAACCCAACTAAATGTTCGTCTGTGCCTTAATGTTTAACCCCAAAACTGCGCCGAAATTTATCCGATTTGTGTGCGCTTTTGCTGAAGTCTGAccacaattttctttttctttgcgattttcctgccattttcctttttgtatgtttgtttttcttttgatttttgtttatgctCTCTCTTTTATTACTTCCGCTTTAGGTTTCTTTGCGCCGAGATCAGCGTGCAACGTTGAATGAACCGACTGAGACGACGCCTGTACGTAAACTAACTCCACTTTGCGCCAATAGCGTGTATCTTTCTCCCAGCCTAACCCCAAAGCCTAATCATTAGACTAGTTCTAGCCTATCTCTATCTCTGCCTCTGTCTCTCTATGTATCATTTGGATTAAGCTTTCCTAACGTCTGCCATTTGTCTATGTTAAACTGTACTCGTCTAAATCTAACATCTCTAGCGATCTGTAGTACTAATCGCTGTAGTATTTCCCCCGATATCAAGGGATATTCTAACCCATACTATAAACTAAACATTGTACTAACTGCGCCAgtgtgtctgtatgtatgtgttcTGGGTCATAGAGCACCGCCAAAGCGATACAAAATAGTTTGCAACTCTCACCCGGATAGTTAACCATCGCCATCAACACCCGTAGTGCCCTAGAACTTTAGAACTCTTTGTCTGTACATATCTTGTTTAGTAAGCTGATCTCTCTTCTTAATGTCTGTCCTGTTAAACCCAATCTCTGAGCTAATAAAAACATATCTGAATCTATAGTTGGTGCGGCAAAGCACGCGAAAGGCACGCACACCCCAACCGCTGGAAAGTGGATCCTCGGTGGCACCCAGTGTCACCCAGCGGGGCAATGACATTCAGCTGGACTCGATGGAGCAGCGATCGGAACAGGAGAACACCACCACATCCATACTGGATCAAATATCGTATGGATTCGTCAGCGTGGGAGGATTCATATATCAGAACAGCTATATATTCACCAACATTCTTATGATGGTAAGTCAGTGTACATATATCTTTAAGTTATGGTATAgtttttcaaatattcaatCTCTTGATAGGCCTGGTCCATAGTGTATCACAGTTGGCTGACTTTTGTCCTGTTGCTGTGGGCCAACGTGCTGTGGATGATTCCGAACCAGAGGAAGGCCATGATGCGGTCCAGTCCCTTTATAGTCTTGTATGCTGAGGCCCTGTTGATTGCCCAATACATATACGGCATGGATCTCAACAACGAAGAGCTGCCCACGAGCGTTCCCGTAAGATGACACTTAAATTacgaattaaatttaattaactgaaGTATTTGCAGACTGCGGGCATTAACCTGCAACAAATCGGCTTCGAACGACCCATCGAGAACCAAATGCGTCCATGTGTGCCGCTGATCGTGAAGACAGCGTTTGTGCTAATGTTTTGGGTGACATCACGACAGTTCTTCAAGGAGAAGCGCGATCGGCGAAGGGACAGCACTCTGGCGGACATCATTGCCCCACTGCAGATCACAGTGGGATCGGCTGGCTCCAGCTACCTCATCAACGATGGCAAGAAGACCTCAAAGTTCCTAAAGAAGGCCGGCGATGTGATCAAGAATCTACTGGTGCGCCTGTGGATCTGGCTACTCGTGCTGGTTATCTTCCTTTGCGCCATCACTGGCGAGAACATGACCGGCTTCCGCATCTGCTACATGGCCCTGTTCCTATTCTTCTTGCTAGTCTTTCAATCGTCGTCCAAGGCGTGGGTTAAGATCATGTACGGCTTCTGGCTGTTTCTGATCTTCTATGCCATGTCCATACTTATATTGATCTACACATATCAATTCGACAAGTTCGACAAGTACTGGAGCGACTATCTCAATGTGTCCGCGACTTTGTAAGTTGGCTTGTTTTCTAAACTAATATCTTTAAGTAGACCATgttcaataaaatcaatatgtttgttttttaggCAAAAGGACATCGGCCTTAAGCGGTATCAGACCAAGGATCTGTTCCTCCATTTGGTCTCACCAACGATAATTGTGATCCTGACCGTCATCCAAGTGCACTACTTCCACAAGCGCTTCATCGCATcattgcaacagcagccgtTGGCTGGCGGATCGGCACAGCAGAAACCCACGGAGACAACTGCCTTGGAACCGGCGCCATCGAAGCGACGTGGCAGCGCCGGTTCACTGCGTAGATCCCAGGGTCCATCGGCGGAGGCTGCTCCAGGAGCCACCACCGATTTCGAGACATCTGTGCGAGACTTGGTGCGCATATCGTTCCGCAAGATCAAGAACAAGTCGGAGTACATCTTCAAGAACTTCAAGGATGTCTTCTGGCGCTTCCTGGAGCTGCACATCATGAAGGCTGTGTATATCGCAGCCTTCGTGTGCAGTGTCAGTGAAGTCTGCGTACTGCACATTATCTTTGTGGGTTTCTGTGTGCTGGGCGCCACCTCGCGGAAGGCCGTCCAGGTGGTGATCAGCCGCCTCATCTCGTTCATTGTCACCGTCATAGTTCTGTCCAAGATGATCTACCAGATCGAGTACTTGAGTCACTCGCAGCACAACGTGGTTTGTGTAAGTTAATGTTATCCCATTGAGAAAGCTCATTATATTTTAATCTTAATCATATTTCGCAGTCTGACAACCGGACTGCCAACAATGCCGAGTGGATTGGCCTCACCAAGGCTGACAAGGTAACTGGCGGACTGATGAGCCTGTTGCGCACCTACATCATCTACATGGTTATTGTGACCATGCACGCAGTGATCAGTTTGCGGCAGCTTCAAATGCGCGTCAAGATCGGAGCACTGAATGCTCCACCCACCAAGCTGCTGTTCCCCAATATTATTCGAGCTGATGCTGAGAAGGATCTGGTGGGACTGGTCAAGTATCTCCTCAACTTTGGCTTCTACAAATTCGGCATTGAGATATCGCTAATCGCGCTGGTCTCCACCATCACATATCGTCAGGATATTGTGGCCGTAGTCTATGCTCTGTGGCTTGTGGTGCTATTGCTTCTACGGAGATCGCAGTGCGCCAAAATATGGGGCGTTTTTCAGGCATTCTTTGCCATCTCCATACTGACACAGTACATAGTGCTGGTAGGACTGCCGCCGAGCTCTTGCCTGGGTATGATATGAATCAATCAATATAAATGCagttttataacttttttgtGTGCCTTGCAGTGTTTCCCTGGGATGAAGGTCCCTTCGGCGAGGGCATACAACGCTGGACGATGCTGCCAGGAGCCCTGCACTTCAACCACGTACCCAAGCTGATCTTCGACTTCATTGTCTTGGTCATTCTGAACCGACAGAAGAGTATCTTCTGCATCGAACAGCGTTATGCCAGTAACGACGACTATCCGGGTGGCAGCAATCGCAGTGTGATCGCGGATATTGCTCAGCTAGGTCGCGTTCCCTTCGACAATCCCACCCACGACTTTTGCTCGTACATACGGAACTACTCGGACATCCTCAAGAACGGAGTGCTGTGCGGCTTCTACTGGTTTACTCTGGCAGTTGTTTTCTTGGCCGGCACCAATATTGCGGATCTGCTGGCACTGGGTTATCTGATCGGAGCGTTTATCTTCCTGTGGCAGGGATCGGATTTCTATCTGCGTCCCATACACACCATCATCTTTCGCTGGAAGTGGCTGCTGGCATtcaatgtggccaacatacTCATCAAGACGTCCTTCCAAATGGCCGGCTGTTTGTTCATGACCCAACTGACGAAAGACTGCTGCTGGCTGGTGCACATGCTCGGCATCACCTGTACGAGCAATGTGCTTACAGAGCAAATAATGCTGCCAGAGGAGGCTGAACTGGCGCTTAAGCCAGGCGAATGTCCCAAGATCACCCACCAGGTGGTTCTCCTGTGGGACACGATTTGCTTCGCCTTCATCATCTTCCAGCTGCGCATATTCAAGTCGCATTACTTCTGTCACATCATAACGGACACCAAAGCAAATAACATCCTGGCCTCAAGGTGGGTTTTTAAATCTCTGGTCATTCTATAAATTgattgaacaatttttatcACAGAGGAGCCGACATCATTGAGAGTCTACGACATAAGCAGATTGCCCATCGTCACGACCATGAAAAGCAGGTGCTGCATAAGATCAAGCGAAAGATGGAGCGCATCCGTGCCACGCAGCAGAAGATGCTTCGGCCCTTGGACAAACAAACCCACTTCGACGGTAAGTGCTTGCACCATCACTTCCAGGGGTTTTTTCCTCCCCTTTCTGTAATTTTTTGGAGCTCGAACTTCTCGTCGCGTTTTTTGCAATTTCCCCTTTTGTATTTTGATCGTTGGAAATTGTCGCGTGTGTGTCTTACATTAATCTTTGGCTTCGTGAAGGGCGACGCACGCCCTCAGAGCACGCCATGTCCGATGTGGCGCCTTTGGCCCACAATAGCAGCTTCACCTCTTGTCAAGGATCTGGCTATCTGACCCCAGATGAGCATAGCTCCGCCAGCTCTGGCACTTCATCGCCAGCCAGAGCTTCGATCCTCTCCAGCAGTGGAGGCAGCGTGGAAAGCGTGGACAGCGCAGACGCTGCCGTGATTATTGAACCGGAAATCAATGTGATGCCATGTGAGGAGATTACGGACTATGTGGATGTGCAGTCGGTCAGCGAGGAGGAGACAACTGTGGCAATGCCCAAGAAGCATCTGAGCTCTCAATCGAAGGAATGTGTTTTCAAAAGCCCAGAGCCCTCGAAGCCAACCACGCCGAGTACGGATGCGTTGTCTACTCTCCTGACCGAGGGATTTTTGGAACCGAAAAGGATCTCTTTGGGATTAGCTCCTCCTGAGCTAAGTCCCCCTGTTGGTATGCAGTGCCTGGCTCCTCCGTTGGCTGCTTATGCCACAGCCATGGCTTCTAGTGCAGCCAGCTCTGTGCTGTCCTCCAATCTGACTCCAAATCTTCGACGAGAACATCGCCGCCAGTCGTCAACCAATGCCGCTGTTTCCTGGAACGAAACTGTATCCATCAAACGGTCGCCCATGAAAAAGCAAATGGTAAAAAGTGGAAAGTGCGGGATGCAAACCGTTCATATTGTGTTATTTAGATTAAAGTGttgatttgattaattaattaattaatttagaaattgaaaaactaa encodes:
- the LOC6731448 gene encoding piezo-type mechanosensitive ion channel component isoform X9, which gives rise to MVFSYACMVLQRIVVPAVLVLAALMRPVGISFVYLLMFFVSPFVPLATRRNFKGSVTAFFIILLTLSTLVLLGHITLQILAVSLTLPIYNCSFSERLLRHIGFVSFIDLQPFAIIEWLVPEVLVFATSLGSYLTVKRVASQPVGAEQLENGEVVDGQAENAQTSSQPSGADANGGDVQQATVTTPLQQQQQQLRKRVSMISQHIHFEGLVKISPLFCLATLFFAAVLRPSVPGGFYFLIFLLAGTYWATCQTLQRGFALLLRCVMVVLVLHSLSIVSYQTPWMQSHLNHTTLTARLIGLEPLIESYCSPDIRVFLYNNKLSLDSYLNPFALFFAYFALALTTKHLIKPRLEPKPATAFGQQLDCNSSSINNTTGNKVNRQLSLLTSQTSRGRRDGSNPGGGGTTITTTTTTTNATSSTAIRNQRLSVSLRRDQRATLNEPTETTPLVRQSTRKARTPQPLESGSSVAPSVTQRGNDIQLDSMEQRSEQENTTTSILDQISYGFVSVGGFIYQNSYIFTNILMMAWSIVYHSWLTFVLLLWANVLWMIPNQRKAMMRSSPFIVLYAEALLIAQYIYGMDLNNEELPTSVPYLQTAGINLQQIGFERPIENQMRPCVPLIVKTAFVLMFWVTSRQFFKEKRDRRRDSTLADIIAPLQITVGSAGSSYLINDGKKTSKFLKKAGDVIKNLLVRLWIWLLVLVIFLCAITGENMTGFRICYMALFLFFLLVFQSSSKAWVKIMYGFWLFLIFYAMSILILIYTYQFDKFDKYWSDYLNVSATLQKDIGLKRYQTKDLFLHLVSPTIIVILTVIQVHYFHKRFIASLQQQPLAGGSAQQKPTETTALEPAPSKRRGSAGSLRRSQGPSAEAAPGATTDFETSVRDLVRISFRKIKNKSEYIFKNFKDVFWRFLELHIMKAVYIAAFVCSVSEVCVLHIIFVGFCVLGATSRKAVQVVISRLISFIVTVIVLSKMIYQIEYLSHSQHNVVCSDNRTANNAEWIGLTKADKVTGGLMSLLRTYIIYMVIVTMHAVISLRQLQMRVKIGALNAPPTKLLFPNIIRADAEKDLVGLVKYLLNFGFYKFGIEISLIALVSTITYRQDIVAVVYALWLVVLLLLRRSQCAKIWGVFQAFFAISILTQYIVLVGLPPSSCLVFPWDEGPFGEGIQRWTMLPGALHFNHVPKLIFDFIVLVILNRQKSIFCIEQRYASNDDYPGGSNRSVIADIAQLGRVPFDNPTHDFCSYIRNYSDILKNGVLCGFYWFTLAVVFLAGTNIADLLALGYLIGAFIFLWQGSDFYLRPIHTIIFRWKWLLAFNVANILIKTSFQMAGCLFMTQLTKDCCWLVHMLGITCTSNVLTEQIMLPEEAELALKPGECPKITHQVVLLWDTICFAFIIFQLRIFKSHYFCHIITDTKANNILASRGADIIESLRHKQIAHRHDHEKQVLHKIKRKMERIRATQQKMLRPLDKQTHFDEHGYPLPAPTVRRRKEIKLHPHATRAGDYYMFEEMDDKFELDLIHDEIDFLEEENITESEMKMQRRKTLYDLLPASGLTRYIYLNPQKSKDAPPGEFPSTSKGISKERDAATASSSASPAPTRDVGDLPVIPPPSTGLGREQTSKETSDSKSKMEVDSGEVTAKDSDEDFDTNPIIRLLEGFLVTLTIRLNRFSRNYRFVNRILAGEKKTLKESSSLNRLGLSSAAAMFHFLKSNLERKQSINSSPPAKGTMLSRKSDCGLPEIRIKAPSVERGAHYYHNHHSGGGSGSLSKHWSYEQVDSAGEFNLEEENFAQRDHHIIVEVLISSWYALLANTDLICYIVVFINQVVNASLISLPLPIMVFLWGTLSLPRPTKTFWVTLIAYTQAIVLIKCIFQFKLIWSNYHQLPNQPLTPAKIFGVENKAHYAIYDLILLLVLFLHRYLLKSQGLWKSGYKDTDNQFTKPTASIDERDDSDNLSQPDSRQLNDDAAQKLSLQVSQASLPGSPDFSKTGINQLERTKYTSSLYKFFFSLVHKSRLATDVYALMFLCDFVNFFVLLFGFTAFGTQQTESDEGVQTYLAENKVPIPFLIMLLVQFLLIVIDRALYLRKALVNKIIFHFFSVIGIHIWMFFVVPAVTERTFNSLAPPIIFYVIKCFYMLLSSYQIKSGYPKRILGNFFTKGFSMVNMIAFKVYMQIPFLYELRTILDWVCIDSTMTIFDWLKMEDIFSNIYLIRCTRQSETDFPAMRAQKKASLSKLIMGGTVVLLIVICIWGPLCLFALGNAVGTSNVPFHVSLSIRIGPYDPIYTTNNYDSIFEINPEMYSQMTNAYIKEKQALTFIAGYDATDVAAVRLAGNSPSLWNIAPPDRQRLLNDLRNNHTLKARFSYSLTRKAPAKGLKENVGDEHAISLDESFEGRAALIHMLSETHDVEPIHSNGTTNGTTPEVEEVVVIPGMIPKFIKVLNSGDAAVVSVLSPKHYDYRPLVIKMHRDNETNGLWWEIRDYCNDTFYNETLSKFAYSNCTSGIVMYTFNDKKFPSTFSFLTAGGIIGLYTTFVLLASRFMKSFIGGQNRKIMFEDLPYVDRVLQLCLDIYLVREALEFALEEDLFAKLLFLYRSPETLIKWTRPKEEYVDDDGDTDSIPSRMSVRRPEQLQPQQPQ
- the LOC6731448 gene encoding piezo-type mechanosensitive ion channel component isoform X13: MVFSYACMVLQRIVVPAVLVLAALMRPVGISFVYLLMFFVSPFVPLATRRNFKGSVTAFFIILLTLSTLVLLGHITLQILAVSLTLPIYNCSFSERLLRHIGFVSFIDLQPFAIIEWLVPEVLVFATSLGSYLTVKRVASQPVGAEQLENGEVVDGQAENAQTSSQPSGADANGGDVQQATVTTPLQQQQQQLRKRVSMISQHIHFEGLVKISPLFCLATLFFAAVLRPSVPGGFYFLIFLLAGTYWATCQTLQRGFALLLRCVMVVLVLHSLSIVSYQTPWMQSHLNHTTLTARLIGLEPLIESYCSPDIRVFLYNNKLSLDSYLNPFALFFAYFALALTTKHLIKPRLEPKPATAFGQQLDCNSSSINNTTGNKVNRQLSLLTSQTSRGRRDGSNPGGGGTTITTTTTTTNATSSTAIRNQRLSVSLRRDQRATLNEPTETTPLVRQSTRKARTPQPLESGSSVAPSVTQRGNDIQLDSMEQRSEQENTTTSILDQISYGFVSVGGFIYQNSYIFTNILMMAWSIVYHSWLTFVLLLWANVLWMIPNQRKAMMRSSPFIVLYAEALLIAQYIYGMDLNNEELPTSVPYLQTAGINLQQIGFERPIENQMRPCVPLIVKTAFVLMFWVTSRQFFKEKRDRRRDSTLADIIAPLQITVGSAGSSYLINDGKKTSKFLKKAGDVIKNLLVRLWIWLLVLVIFLCAITGENMTGFRICYMALFLFFLLVFQSSSKAWVKIMYGFWLFLIFYAMSILILIYTYQFDKFDKYWSDYLNVSATLQKDIGLKRYQTKDLFLHLVSPTIIVILTVIQVHYFHKRFIASLQQQPLAGGSAQQKPTETTALEPAPSKRRGSAGSLRRSQGPSAEAAPGATTDFETSVRDLVRISFRKIKNKSEYIFKNFKDVFWRFLELHIMKAVYIAAFVCSVSEVCVLHIIFVGFCVLGATSRKAVQVVISRLISFIVTVIVLSKMIYQIEYLSHSQHNVVCSDNRTANNAEWIGLTKADKVTGGLMSLLRTYIIYMVIVTMHAVISLRQLQMRVKIGALNAPPTKLLFPNIIRADAEKDLVGLVKYLLNFGFYKFGIEISLIALVSTITYRQDIVAVVYALWLVVLLLLRRSQCAKIWGVFQAFFAISILTQYIVLVGLPPSSCLVFPWDEGPFGEGIQRWTMLPGALHFNHVPKLIFDFIVLVILNRQKSIFCIEQRYASNDDYPGGSNRSVIADIAQLGRVPFDNPTHDFCSYIRNYSDILKNGVLCGFYWFTLAVVFLAGTNIADLLALGYLIGAFIFLWQGSDFYLRPIHTIIFRWKWLLAFNVANILIKTSFQMAGCLFMTQLTKDCCWLVHMLGITCTSNVLTEQIMLPEEAELALKPGECPKITHQVVLLWDTICFAFIIFQLRIFKSHYFCHIITDTKANNILASRGADIIESLRHKQIAHRHDHEKQVLHKIKRKMERIRATQQKMLRPLDKQTHFDEHGYPLPAPTVRRRKEIKLHPHATRAGDYYMFEEMDDKFELDLIHDEIDFLEEENITESEMKMQRRKTLYDLLPASGLTRYIYLNPQKSKDAPPGEFPSTSKGISKERDAATASSSASPAPTRDVGDLPVIPPPSTGLGREQTSKETSDSKSKMEVDSGEVTAKDSDEDFDTNPIIRLLEGFLVTLTIRLNRFSRNYRFVNRILAGEKKTLKESSSLNRLGLSSAAAMFHFLKSNLERKQSINSSPPAKGAGEFNLEEENFAQRDHHIIVEVLISSWYALLANTDLICYIVVFINQVVNASLISLPLPIMVFLWGTLSLPRPTKTFWVTLIAYTQAIVLIKCIFQFKLIWSNYHQLPNQPLTPAKIFGVENKAHYAIYDLILLLVLFLHRYLLKSQGLWKSGYKDTDNQFTKPTASIDERDDSDNLSQPDSRQLNDDAAQKLSLQVSQASLPGSPDFSKTGINQLERTKYTSSLYKFFFSLVHKSRLATDVYALMFLCDFVNFFVLLFGFTAFGTQQTESDEGVQTYLAENKVPIPFLIMLLVQFLLIVIDRALYLRKALVNKIIFHFFSVIGIHIWMFFVVPAVTERTFNSLAPPIIFYVIKCFYMLLSSYQIKSGYPKRILGNFFTKGFSMVNMIAFKVYMQIPFLYELRTILDWVCIDSTMTIFDWLKMEDIFSNIYLIRCTRQSETDFPAMRAQKKASLSKLIMGGTVVLLIVICIWGPLCLFALGNAVGTSNVPFHVSLSIRIGPYDPIYTTNNYDSIFEINPEMYSQMTNAYIKEKQALTFIAGYDATDVAAVRLAGNSPSLWNIAPPDRQRLLNDLRNNHTLKARFSYSLTRKAPAKGLKENVGDEHAISLDESFEGRAALIHMLSETHDVEPIHSNGTTNGTTPEVEEVVVIPGMIPKFIKVLNSGDAAVVSVLSPKHYDYRPLVIKMHRDNETNGLWWEIRDYCNDTFYNETLSKFAYSNCTSGIVMYTFNDKKFPSTFSFLTAGGIIGLYTTFVLLASRFMKSFIGGQNRKIMFEDLPYVDRVLQLCLDIYLVREALEFALEEDLFAKLLFLYRSPETLIKWTRPKEEYVDDDGDTDSIPSRMSVRRPEQLQPQQPQ